DNA sequence from the Penicillium psychrofluorescens genome assembly, chromosome: 3 genome:
TTTAGGACGCGCGGGACGAAACATCCGGGAACAACCACCAGCTCGCAGTCCAACTTGCCCAGCGTGCTTTCCGACAGCAGTTCTTGGCTCTGTCGAACATGAAGCATGGCCGGGATGGCTGTTTCAGGTGAGTCAGGGACCAGTTTTTCTGGGGAATCGGGTTTAAATTGCTAACGGGGGTATAGACAAGGAGCGCCCGCTTGCGGGGGTGGTCCTGTGCTGCACCTCAATTCCAGTTGAGCAAAGGGTAGTTATTCCAATTGAATCCCATGGGGTCAAGACATCTGCTGATGCGCCTTTCCCATTCTGCAGGACGCGATTGTCAACATCGCGAGTCAAATGGGCGCGACGCACTCATCCCACCTGACTCCGCACGTTACCCACTTGCTGGTCGGTGATCCGGACACGGAAAAGTACAAGTACGTTGCGCGCCATCGAAACGACGTGGCCGTGGTGAAGCCGGAATGGATCGAGGCGGTCCGACAGCCGTGGATGCAGGGCGAGGACACGGACATCCGGGCCCTACAGGAGCAGCACAAATACCCCGTCTTTGGCGGTCTCACTATTTGCATAACTGGATTTGAGGACAGTGAGTTGGTACACGACCAAGACAATGATACGGCGCGGCTGACATCCATTGCAGAGGGGTTCCGGAAATACATGGAGCAGACGGCCATGGAGAACGGCGCGGAATTCAGGACGGATTTGACCAAGAGCGTCACGCATCTAGTTGCGCGCAACGGAGAGGGCGAGAAATACAAGTACGCGACTCAATGGAATGTCACGGTAGTGACGTTGAAGTGGTTCACCGACTGTCTCGAGCGAGGCATGATTCTCGACGCGAATCCCTATCATCCAATGGTtccgctggagaagcagggCGCGGGTGCATGGGAACGACCTTCTGTGGCAGCCAAAGGACAATCTGAAAATGAAAGAACTGCATCCGTGGAACTTTCGTCCAATCCTCGACCCCGAAAGCTACGCCGTACTGCAAGTACGAAATTGGTCGGTCAAAATGAAGGTATCTGGGGTGATATTGTTGGCACTGGCTTTGCAACCCACCAGGTGAAAGGATTTCAAAGTggccaacaacaagaacGGGACGGTACAAGTTCTCGATCTGTACCTGTTATCCAAGCAGCAATGTCATTTGCTAGCGAGACTACATTCTCCGGAGCCGTAGAGGCTCCTCAACCACCGCCCGAAACAAAAACGACAACCAGTGCCGAGGGATTCCTACAGGGCTCATATTTCTTAATCAGCGGCTTCTCTTCCAAGCAGGTTTGTGACCAGACCCTCATGGCAACAGCTGCAGCTAACCTTCCTAGACCGGTGTCTtgcgccatcatcttcaattcAACGGCGCTCAGCTGGTGGATTCACTCAGCGAGTTTTCCCGTCCTTCCATCCCGAAAACAGGTCGAGGGCTATACATTATGGTTCCTTACAAAACCCCCAGATCGGAGATACCCTCAACCGATGACATGGCATTCGAGTGCGAGATCGTAACAGATATGTGGCTGGAAAGGTGTCTTGATGCGAGAACGCTGGTCCCTCCGGAATCACATGTAGCAAGCACTCCGTTTCCCAAATTCCCCATACCAGGTGAGTCCCCCTTCCGCTACGCGAGATGAGTGATTTGGATCTAACGGCAGCAGGTTTCTCGGGAATGCGGATATGCTCCACCGGGTTTGCTCGCATTGACCTTCTGCACCTATCCAAACTGGTTGATCTAATGGGCGCCTCGTACGATGAGTTTTTGACGCCAAAAGCATCTGTCCTCATATGCAATGACCCCCAGTCAGCAAGCCACGAGAAATTACGGCACACTAGTGAATGGGGAGTGTCTGCAGTATCTGCAGACTGGCTTTGGATATCCATCCAAACAGGGCAGAAGAAGCCCTTTGAACCGTATATTGTTCGACGACCATTATCCCGGAGCGGTAGCGGAGCGGAGAAGCCAAGCTCGAAGCCAAGCTCTGTCCATGTGGACCGACAACAGCAACAGAAGGCCAATGCTCAAGCAGAAAGGGCGTCCAATTCCGGTTCAGATTCTGCACAGAATAGGAGAGCCGACAGGCGCGTAGCTTCAAGAAAAAGCGACACGAATCTGGGCGACGGGTTTTCAAAGGAGGATCAACCCAAGCCCGACAACCCATTCAAGCCGTCTGTCCCGGCATCTCGCTCCCCATCGCCTGGCAGGACCTCCAGCAAAGATGACAGCGCTGCCAAACTTTCCAAGTCCAACCAGTCAGCATCTGCCGCTGCACCCTCCGCTCTCGACATTGCGATGAGTGGACTCCTCCAACAAGCACGAGCCGCCAAATCTCGCGCTCAGACAGATACCACCACCAGTGCAACCAACGAAGACGGCAGCTACCCCCCACGCCGAAAGCGTAAACCCCTTCTCGGCCGCGCCCCATCCCACTCCTCAACCCGAGTATTCGAAGCGCCCGGAGgtgcaggaggaggacgagcagTCTCCCGCGCGAGCTCCATCGACACCCTAAACGACGACGGCGTGGGCAGCGCCCTCGAAAGCAATCCCACGCGCGACAACTCCATGTCGCGCACCAACAGCCGCGCGAATGAGCAGAGCCTCTCATCGATGTTCAGCGGCGGGAAACTGGAGAATTTCCTAGCCGACCAGTTCCCCTCGCacctcgaggccgaagacgaagagaacCATGAGCCTCCGCCTATGACGCAGCTGGACTATGAGGATTCGGATGCTGCGGCCATGCGGGCTGAGTTTCTCAGTCGAGCGGGCAAGTTGcctgggaagaagagtgcGGTGGCGGCTCCTGACCCCGGCGTGTCGGTTGGTCAGGTTAGGGAATTGGAGGATATTGGGTGGGGGTCTAAACGGAGGACGAGAAAGGCGGCTACGAaggctgatgatgaagatgggtTGTTCTAGCAGCGCGCTCTCTATACTCGGCTACGCTTTTGGTCGCATCTTTCCTATATTATTTTCTCTTGGGAGGCATGGATGCATGGGCATGTGTGCATTGCGAATGGCGTCTCTTTAACCAATTCATGGCTTTGTTTTAGATGTCAAGAGTGTAAGAGAGTTTAAGCTTCGGATCTAGAGAttgtggatgaagagaaCAATTGCATTTTAATTCAGATGGGAATCTTAGGTGGAAACTGCGGATGGGTTCCGATGCACGCCGATACGCgccatgaagaacaagataaaaagaaagccgGTGTCTTTGGGGGGAGATTTTTCAATGGCACCATTCTAGAAGAACACCGAAGACAAGATGGGGGATATCGAGGGGTTGGAAAAAGGAATCGAGAGAGCAATTTGTACATGCAACAGGATGCCCGGCAAGAGGAGAGACAAAGTCTGTCAAGTTCTCCCACTGGAAAGAAACCCTTCCGCAGAATAGCAGGCAAAGAATACAGGAGCGGCGGCGACTTAGCCAAGGGTGGCAGCCATTCCACCAGGCAGCGGGGCGTCGAGATCGAGATCGTCCACAGACTGGCGATTCTGGCCGCTCTCACGGACCAAGTTGGAGAAGTACttggcggcgacggtgctCTCCTGCTGGATCTTGGTGACTTCCTGCTTGCGGCGACCGAGATCTTCAATCTCCTGAGCCATGTTGGTTTGCAGGTTTCCAGCCGGCATGCGGAGGATGCGGCGGACTTCGGACGAGATTCTGTTGGCGTTGGAATGCACATAATCCATGTCGGCAAGTTTGGCAGCGATCTTCCGTGACAGCCGAGGAGGGAGAGTAGTCGGGATGGAGGAGACAACGTAAGCGGTTGTCAGGAGAGCTGCGGCGAGGATGCtagggaggaagagccggcGCATGTTGTTGGTGCCCAGGAACTTGGCGGCATTGAAAGCGCTATCCACCCAGCCGAAACCACCGAATGCCCTGCCACCGAGAACAGTGACCGCAGTCATGGCCACGCCTGTGCCTGCCATCTTTTCCTGGCGTTCCCAGAGGGTGGCAATGTCGAAAAAGTCCCAGAGTTCCACTTCCGTGTAAACCTGGCGGGCAAGCGTGTGGCGACCACGGCGGAACATTAGGTCCGCACGGAAGTTGAGAGCAGAGAACCGATCCTCGCCAACATGCAAGAGACCGATGTTTTGAATGAATCCCACGCCCTGGGTCGTTTTATCGCGGGCGTAATCCTCGCAACCCGAGACTGCCGAGGAAATCTGGTTCAGCATTGCCAGCTTCAAATCCTCTGCATACTGGAATGCCGCAAAAAGACCGGGATATTCGACACCTAGATCTGCTTCTGACACCTGTGCAATCGTGTTCGTCAAAGTAGAGCGCGTATGGTTGTACACATCCTCGCAAGAATCGTCGATGGCCTTATTGACAccctccgccacctcgctcttcttcttcttgccattctcGAATGCCGGCTCAATTTCGACCAGCTCATCTGTCACTCGCTTGAGCTCCGACTCGGCAACCGCTTGGTTCACGGTGGCAAGCGAGTTCAGGTCGGCAAGGAGGTTCAGCAGGTAAGTCCTGGCAGGCGCAAGCTTGGAACGGGACCGCTTCTCGAGAACAAAGCGGCGCAGGGCTCCCTCGAGGTCCTCAAAGTCCTgaattttctctttctctttgccTTTTCCTTTATCCTTGCTGGGATCGATTTTGTCATCGTGagaatcatcatcgtcgtgaGGGTCACCGTcacctccaccgccgccactACCACCAGAACCGGATCCTGAGACCGCAAGAGGGGGCGCAACAGGAATGGCGTTGCTCGAAACAAAATGGACCAGCTCCGCGGCCTCCTTGTGTGTGCGAGGACTGAGCTTTTGGATCTGATCCAGAATCATGCGCTCACACCGTTGCTGGTCCCGGATTTGATCAAATCCATTCACCACCATGAACATGTAGGCTTTCTCATGAGCGGCGTTGAGGATGAACTCCTTTGCCGACAGCGTAAAGTGGTTTGCGGCAGAAACCACAAAGACCACCACGTCAATTTCCTCTTGCCTGGCAAAGACAGCTGTCGTCTTCAAAGAGTCCGAGTTCAAACCAGGTGCGTCAATCAAGGCAATGTCAACCACGCCGTTGTTGAGGAGGGACTCGTCGATGGTCCGCACATCCTTGACGTAGACCTTGCATTGCATGTATTTGGAGTTGTCCACCACGATATTCTCGAGTTCGCTCAGCGCATAAACATCATAAGTTTGTTCGTTGTTGCGGTCGTACTTGGTATCCTTATGCACAGCATGGACCTCCTCAACTCCAGAGTTCTCTCGAGCATCAAGCACCTCACAGAATATGCTGGTGCAAGGCTGTTGATCTTCCGGTAACACCTTTCGACGCAGGAGAGCGTTGCAGAAGGTCGACTTGCCCGCATTGAGATCCCCCGTAATCAAGACTTTGCTTGATGTGTCCTCAATACGGGCTCGGAGTAGGTGCAGGTGTCTCATGCTCTGGCAGATCTTTCCATCCAATAACGAGGCAACGGAGGCCTTTTCTAGCGAGTGGACCAGCTCTGCCTGAGACAACGCGCCCAACTTCAAATCCAACTTCAAAATTGAAAATTCCTGGGCGATCTGCGGCGTCATCAATCGGGGTTCGGCAGGTGGGCGGCGTTCAGGGGCGGCGCTTGATTCTCCCAAGTCTTCGCCTCCCGTTGTGGTTGCAGCGCGCCTCAACGTTCCCGGGCGTTCGGGGGTGGTGGGTCGACTCCCATTGCCACCCATGTACGAGTGAGTTTCATGGAGCGACGGGCGTTCGGAGGGGGAAAAAGGAGTGTTCTGAACAGCAGGGTAGTGGGCGGGCCATTGGGCATTCATGTCACGAAGCTCATCCAGCGTCTCAATTGTTCGGGTGATTGCGCGAGCAAGTTTCGTCCGATTTGAGTTGCTGCAGAACAGTGTAAGCCTTCGCTAGGAtgcggggggggggggggggggggggggcacGTGTTGGAACATACTATAGAAGCTGATGAACGTGGCTCGCGACAACTTGTCTCTCATGCTCGGCTGTATGGAAAACCCAAGGTCAGTTTCATCCGCCATGCTCGCATCTCATCACTCACAAGCTGGATTCCATTCTCCGGGACGCGTCGGCGTGTGTGCTGGCGTCGGGCGATCCTCCAACAGGCCCGCACGCCAGTcctcaccatcgccatccatcaCATCGGCAGTGCTGCCGATACTGCCGCCGTATCCTGAGTCCTGGTTCAGCGATGTCATGAGGGCCGTAGCACTCTGTGACGTCGATCCGTTGCCAACGGTCATGTAACTCGGCGGGGGCCGGGGGTAGAACGGCTTCCTCTCGGGCAGCTCTTCGTCCCCAGGGAACTGGGACGAGCCGGCgcccgacgaggagcccTCAGTGGGATAGTACTCCTGACTCATAGCGAGACAACGATGAAGGGAGGGCGAAAGGTTGAcatggagagaagaagagagaaagagtgtTTTGCTGCCGGCGGATTTCCATGGAATCGCCTTGTTAGTTATTAAACCCAAAGAGGCTTAGCGCTCATGTGACTGTACAAACCCATTACGTGTATTATTACAGGCCCGCTTATCGCCCCGTCTGCCTGATGTCACTGCGATCTTTCCCACCTTGAGTCTGTTTACTTCACTGCGACCATGAATGTGGGTGGCCCCGGGCTAATGGTGTGATATCTCTAACATGGTCCACTCTCCAGGTCATTGAATGGGCGTTCGGAAAGCGCATGACGCCTGCGGAGCGTCTGCGCAAACACCAGCGTGCCCTGGACAGAACGCAGCGCGAACTGGACCGCGAACGGACGAAGCTGGAGAACCAGGAGAAGAAATTGGTGCAGGATATTAAGAAGAGCGCCAAAAATGGCCAGATGGAAGCTTGCAAAATCCAGGCCAAGGACCTCGTGCGGACGCGAAGGTGCGCGCGGTGTTGGGAATCCTCTCGCGGGGTCGGACCGGACTGACGTTCTATGCTACAGATATATCCAGAAATTCTACCAGATGCGCACACAACTACAGGCTATTTCGCTCCGGATCCAGGTACGATTATCTTTTTTGCAGTGTCTGGTTTAACCAGTTACGCTGACCGGTGTCTGTCTACAGACTGTGCGGAGTAATGAGCAGATGATGCAATCCATGAAGGGAGCAACGCACCTCCTGGGCAGTATGAACCGGCAGATGAACCTCCCTGCACTGCAGCGGATCGCAATGGAGTTTGAGCGCGAGAACGAGGTCATGGACGAACGGCAAGAGATGATGGACGACGCAATCGACGAGGCCACGGGgatggagggcgaggaggaggaaggagaagatgtcaTGCGAGAGGTACTGGACTCGCTTGGCGTCGATCTCAGCGGCCAGGTATGTCTCTCTCATTCCACTGGGGCGTGGCTTTTGTATGTACTGACGGACAATAGCTGGGTGAAACACCCACCGACATACAAACGGCAGCCAAAGAACGGACCCCTGTTGCGCAGGcagtcggcggcggtggaggtggaCCTGCCACGGATGACGACGACCTCCAGGCCAGGTTTGATGGCCTTCGACGATGATCGTTTCCCTTTGGCGGCTATTCCATCGGGGATTCGCGTGGCGCAGTTTGTGATTCCATTCTTCAATTTACGATTTTAGCGTGAGGCAGTTCATTGCTCTCTACTGTTGCCTACAATATAAGTTTTTTTtcaattttttttttaagTTTTCTTAAAATCAAAACTTGTCTATTAATCTGGCAATTTAGGTAGACGTACATCACAAGCAAACAGGCAGCAGAGTAAGCAAAAGGATCggaaacaaaaaagacagTCTATACATCAGGCACAGGCACAGATCGAAAGGAAATAGGAAAAAGGCTACAGAATAGGAAATGAAAACAACGGTCTATGTATGAGAGATTCGGCCCATGCTAATAAGCCAGACACAGATCAGGCTTCAAACGATAAAGGAATTCGCGAACTCCTCGGAATAAGGCCTCGTGAGCGGACCGTCCACGGATTTCCACTTTTGAAACCAAGGTTGGCGCAAAAGCCTCTTAATCCCAGGACGGTCCTCGGGCTTCCTGCTGAGCATGAGTTGCAGAACCTCCTTGCACTCATCGGACAAGTGATCGGCGACTTTCACGGGCTCGGTCATCATCCTGGTTCGTCGAGCATTCACTCCGGGGTTGGAACCACCGTCGTAGTTCAGCAGGTGCAAGTCACCTTGCCCCGGGGTTAAGTCCCAGGGCCAGTAGCCATGCAGAATGCCAAAAACAGACACAGCAAACTTCCAGAGGCATACGTTGCGGACGTCGTGACGAAGACGAACATTGAACTCCGAAAGGTAGTGCAGATCGTACTGGTAATTGCCTAAGGTCAGCTCTTCAGCCAGCTCGGGTCTCATCTGATACTCATGGCAAGCCATGAAGTGAAAGGACCTACGCTGGAAGTCTTTGTGCTCGAGCCCAAAGTCGACAATCCCGAAATCGATGAGTTGGACCTATAACCAGTTAGCATTGGTGAGATCCTCACGGAAAGGAGAAAAGGGGAGAGGGCTTACATTCAAGTCTTGATCTACAACGTA
Encoded proteins:
- a CDS encoding uncharacterized protein (ID:PFLUO_005076-T1.cds;~source:funannotate) codes for the protein MGATHSSHLTPHVTHLLVGDPDTEKYKYVARHRNDVAVVKPEWIEAVRQPWMQGEDTDIRALQEQHKYPVFGGLTICITGFEDKGFRKYMEQTAMENGAEFRTDLTKSVTHLVARNGEGEKYKYATQWNVTVVTLKWFTDCLERGMILDANPYHPMVPLEKQGAGAWERPSVAAKGQSENERTASVELSSNPRPRKLRRTASTKLVGQNEGIWGDIVGTGFATHQVKGFQSGQQQERDGTSSRSVPVIQAAMSFASETTFSGAVEAPQPPPETKTTTSAEGFLQGSYFLISGFSSKQTGVLRHHLQFNGAQLVDSLSEFSRPSIPKTGRGLYIMVPYKTPRSEIPSTDDMAFECEIVTDMWLERCLDARTLVPPESHVASTPFPKFPIPGFSGMRICSTGFARIDLLHLSKLVDLMGASYDEFLTPKASVLICNDPQSASHEKLRHTSEWGVSAVSADWLWISIQTGQKKPFEPYIVRRPLSRSGSGAEKPSSKPSSVHVDRQQQQKANAQAERASNSGSDSAQNRRADRRVASRKSDTNLGDGFSKEDQPKPDNPFKPSVPASRSPSPGRTSSKDDSAAKLSKSNQSASAAAPSALDIAMSGLLQQARAAKSRAQTDTTTSATNEDGSYPPRRKRKPLLGRAPSHSSTRVFEAPGGAGGGRAVSRASSIDTLNDDGVGSALESNPTRDNSMSRTNSRANEQSLSSMFSGGKLENFLADQFPSHLEAEDEENHEPPPMTQLDYEDSDAAAMRAEFLSRAGKLPGKKSAVAAPDPGVSVGQVRELEDIGWGSKRRTRKAATKADDEDGLF
- a CDS encoding uncharacterized protein (ID:PFLUO_005077-T1.cds;~source:funannotate), producing the protein MSQEYYPTEGSSSGAGSSQFPGDEELPERKPFYPRPPPSYMTVGNGSTSQSATALMTSLNQDSGYGGSIGSTADVMDGDGEDWRAGLLEDRPTPAHTPTRPGEWNPASEHERQVVASHVHQLLYNSNRTKLARAITRTIETLDELRDMNAQWPAHYPAVQNTPFSPSERPSLHETHSYMGGNGSRPTTPERPGTLRRAATTTGGEDLGESSAAPERRPPAEPRLMTPQIAQEFSILKLDLKLGALSQAELVHSLEKASVASLLDGKICQSMRHLHLLRARIEDTSSKVLITGDLNAGKSTFCNALLRRKVLPEDQQPCTSIFCEVLDARENSGVEEVHAVHKDTKYDRNNEQTYDVYALSELENIVVDNSKYMQCKVYVKDVRTIDESLLNNGVVDIALIDAPGLNSDSLKTTAVFARQEEIDVVVFVVSAANHFTLSAKEFILNAAHEKAYMFMVVNGFDQIRDQQRCERMILDQIQKLSPRTHKEAAELVHFVSSNAIPVAPPLAVSGSGSGGSGGGGGDGDPHDDDDSHDDKIDPSKDKGKGKEKEKIQDFEDLEGALRRFVLEKRSRSKLAPARTYLLNLLADLNSLATVNQAVAESELKRVTDELVEIEPAFENGKKKKSEVAEGVNKAIDDSCEDVYNHTRSTLTNTIAQVSEADLGVEYPGLFAAFQYAEDLKLAMLNQISSAVSGCEDYARDKTTQGVGFIQNIGLLHVGEDRFSALNFRADLMFRRGRHTLARQVYTEVELWDFFDIATLWERQEKMAGTGVAMTAVTVLGGRAFGGFGWVDSAFNAAKFLGTNNMRRLFLPSILAAALLTTAYVVSSIPTTLPPRLSRKIAAKLADMDYVHSNANRISSEVRRILRMPAGNLQTNMAQEIEDLGRRKQEVTKIQQESTVAAKYFSNLVRESGQNRQSVDDLDLDAPLPGGMAATLG
- a CDS encoding uncharacterized protein (ID:PFLUO_005078-T1.cds;~source:funannotate); the encoded protein is MNVIEWAFGKRMTPAERLRKHQRALDRTQRELDRERTKLENQEKKLVQDIKKSAKNGQMEACKIQAKDLVRTRRYIQKFYQMRTQLQAISLRIQTVRSNEQMMQSMKGATHLLGSMNRQMNLPALQRIAMEFERENEVMDERQEMMDDAIDEATGMEGEEEEGEDVMREVLDSLGVDLSGQLGETPTDIQTAAKERTPVAQAVGGGGGGPATDDDDLQARFDGLRR